The following are encoded together in the Penicillium digitatum chromosome 3, complete sequence genome:
- a CDS encoding ATP synthase subunit E, putative, whose amino-acid sequence MSQSHALSDDQVAGELRKMTAFIKQEALEKAREIQLKADEEFAIEKSKLVRQETAAIDTLYEKKFKQAAMSQQITRSTLANKTRLRVLGGRQELLDELFQNAREKVSKVAADDEKKYQVMLKGLVLEGLYYLNEDNVAIRSRKKDFDVTKNAIEEAAKEYKDHVGSEVTVTLDESEPLPEGSAGGVFIVGGQGKIEINNTFEERLRLLEIDALPAVREMLFGKNQNRKFYD is encoded by the exons ATGTCACAAAGCCATGCTCTTTCAGATGATCAG GTCGCGGGCGAGCTCCGCAAGATGACCGCCTTCATCAAGCAAGAAGCCCTTGAGAAGGCCCGAGAGATCCAGTTGAAGGCCGATGAAGAATTTGCGATCGAAAAGTCTAAGCTGGTACGCCAGGAAACTGCGGCCATCGATACCCTCTACGAGAAGAAGTTCAAGCAGGCCGCCATGTCCCAGCAGATCACCCGGTCCACACTCGCCAACAAGACACGACTCCGCGTGCTCGGTGGTCGTCAGGAACTGCTTGATGAGCTGTTCCAAAATGCCCGTGAGAAGGTTTCTAAGGTAGCTGCCGACGATGAGAAGAAATACCAGGTCATGCTCAAGGGGTTGGTCCTCGAAGGCCTGTATTACCTAAACGAGGACAACGTTGCAATTCGCTCGCGGAAGAAGGACTTTGATGTTACTAAAAATGCCATTGAGGAGGCGGCCAAGGAGTACAAGGACCATGTTGGCTCAGAGGTGACCGTGACCTTGGATGAGTCGGAGCCATTGCCAGAGGGATC TGCTGGTGGTGTGTTCATTGTCGGTGGGCAAGGCAAGATTGAAATCAACAACACTTTTGAGGAGCGTCTGCGGTTGCTGGAAATCGATGCTCTCCCTGCAGTCCGAGAGATGCTCTTCGGCAAGAACCAGAATCGGAAATTCTACGACTAA
- a CDS encoding ATPase, P-type, K/Mg/Cd/Cu/Zn/Na/Ca/Na/H-transporter, whose protein sequence is MASVRFPGNNGEDSNGEDNNEQGGDVGEVSSNVSKPTQRQRWATTRAPGAGGIKKRVSIIDRFHKRSDMRDEKRKSTNTSTSANSGPETPQEGLNRRIYFSIPIPESERDEDGHLRITYPRNKIRTAKYTALTFVPYNIWLQFHNIANIYFLFVIILNFFSIFGANNPGLNAVPLIVIIVVTAIKDAIEDWGRTVSDNQVNNSPVYRLVEWNNVNSTEENIDLWRRVKKACTRGLIASYKWLVSQFQKKEQHGDDNRGQRRGSFLSTADPRSSIYTQRNSIVAEDVAIPLTDVPSPQPEAREDWPMMSNPENKYLSPASAARESVVEPTPDKKHGTVLDMFKQTSGKARFKREHWKSLQVGDFVRLYNEDPIPADIVILSTSDPDGACYVETKGLDGETNLKVRQALHCGRQVRHARDCEKAEFVIESEAPHANLYSYNGAVRWDQRDPKFPEAPRKEMVEPISINNILLRGCSLKSTEWVLGVVLFTGGESKIMLNSGATPAKRPRMAKALNWNVIYNFIILFLMCLVAGIVNGVAWAAPNKSLDYFDYGSYGGSPPVTGIVTFWTALILFQNLVPISLYISLEIVRTIQAVFIHSDLYMYYERLGIYCVPKSWNISDDVGQVEYIFSDKTGTLTQNVMEFKKCTVNGLAYGEAYTEAQIGMRRREGADADAEAAEARQQIAADAIRMLGLLRGIHDNPYLHDDQLTFIAPKFVADLAGHSGERQKHCTEDFMLALALCHTVITEHTPGDPPQIEFKAQSPDEAALVSTARDCGFTVLGRAGDDLLLNVMGEERTYTVLNTLEFNSTRKRMSAIIRMPDGTIRLFCKGADSIIYSRLARGKQQELRRQTAEHLEEFAREGLRTLCIADRLLSEDEYYTWARKHDVAAAAITDREEKLEKVSSEIEQELMLIGGTAIEDRLQDGVPDTIQLLADAGIKLWVLTGDKVETAINIGFSCNLLNNNMELIVLNIAETEFQQASDELDKHLQTFGLTGSDEELLAARADHTPPEATHAVVVDGETLKLMLSDDLKQKFLLLCKQCKAVLCCRVSPAQKAAVVNMVKNGLNIMALSIGDGANDVAMIQEADVGVGIAGEEGRQAVMSSDYAIGQFRYLQRLLLVHGRWSYRRLGECTANFFYKNLVWTFALFWYCIYNDFDCSYLFDYTYIVLVNLAFTSLPVIFMGIFDQDVDDKVSLAVPQLYMRGIERKEWSQLKFWLYMADGMYQSIICFFMPYLLFAPANFVNESGRNINDRARIGILVASCAVISSNLYIMMNTYRWDWFTSLINAISSILIFLWTGIYTSFTSSGQFYHSASEVYGSLSYWVVLLMTVVICLLPRFTYNSIQKVFFPLDVDIIREQVTLGKFKHLDAIEDPPMPPKEAVLKSAAPSDASATSSEIVKPVQPVIKQDTAVLDEERPFYAVSVAPTANTHNPRSQNGSNGTNYTASLDQNPRPQSVDYVRRSPDRTRHSFDRSRPSFEQSNDFTSAAMLSRMESSQTPRQKHEDPFRTPDDPPVHNVI, encoded by the exons ATGGCTTCCGTGCGCTTCCCTGGGAACAATGGGGAGGACAGCAATGGGGAGGACAACAACGAGCAAGGTGGTGATGTCGGGGAGGTCAGCAGCAATGTCTCCAAGCCAACTCAACGACAAAGATGGGCCACCACGCGAGCTCCTGGAGCTGGAGGCATCAAGAAACGTGTTTCTATAATTGATCGCTTCCACAAACGATCAGATATGAGAGATGAAAAGCGAAAATCGACCAATACAAGCACCTCAGCCAATAGTGGACCCGAAACCCCGCAAGAAGGACTAAATCGGAGAATCTACTTCAGCATTCCCATCCCGGAATCCGAGCGCGACGAGGACGGTCATTTGCGCATCACGTATCCCAGAAACAAAATTCGCACTGCCAAGTATACGGCACTCACCTTTGTTCCCTACAACATCTGGCTACAGTTTCACAATATTGCGAACATCTATTTCTTGTTCGTCATCATTCTTAAC TTCTTCTCAATTTTCGGTGCCAACAACCCCGGCCTGAACGCCGTTCCTCTCATCGTTATTATCGTTGTGACGGCTATCAAAGATGCTATTGAGGATTGGGGACGGACTGTGTCTGACAATCAAGTGAATAATTCTCCGGTTTACAGACTGGTCGAGTGGAACAATGTCAATTCGACAGAAGAAAACATTGATTTATGGCGTCGTGTCAAGAAGGCTTGTACCAGAGGTTTGATTGCCTCGTATAAGTGGCTTGTGTCTCAATTCCAAAAGAAGGAACAACACGGAGATGACAACCGAGGGCAAAGACGCGGCTCATTTTTGAGTACAGCAGATCCTCGGTCGTCGATTTATACACAGCGCAACTCCATAGTCGCCGAAGACGTTGCCATTCCTTTGACCGACGTCCCATCTCCTCAGCCTGAAGCTCGCGAAGATTGGCCGATGATGAGTAATCCCGAAAACAAGTATCTGTCTCCCGCCAGCGCAGCTCGAGAGAGCGTCGTGGAGCCTACGCCGGACAAGAAACATGGAACCGTCTTGGATATGTTCAAGCAGACATCCGGGAAGGCTCGGTTTAAGCGTGAGCACTGGAAAAGTCTGCAAGTTGGCGACTTTGTCCGGTTGTACAATGAAGATCCGATTCCAGCTGATATCGTTATTTTGTCCACTTCTGACCCGGATGGTGCCTGTTATGTCGAAACAAAAGGCCTAGATGGAGAGACTAACTTGAAGGTCCGCCAAGCTCTTCACTGTGGCCGTCAAGTTAGACATGCCAGAGACTGCGAGAAGGCCGAATTTGTTATCGAAAGTGAGGCCCCGCATGCCAATCTGTACTCTTACAATGGTGCCGTGCGCTGGGACCAGCGTGATCCAAAGTTTCCTGAAGCCCCCCGTAAGGAGATGGTTGAGCCCATCTCTATCAACAACATCTTGCTCCGTGGTTGCAGTTTGAAGAGTACCGAATGGGTTCTTGGTGTCGTGCTTTTCACCGGCGGAGAGAGTAAGATCATGCTCAACTCCGGTGCGACTCCAGCCAAACGGCCTCGTATGGCAAAGGCTCTCAACTGGAACGTCATATACAACTTCATCATCCTATTCCTCATGTGTCTTGTCGCAGGTATTGTGAATGGAGTCGCATGGGCCGCGCCAAATAAATCTCTAGACTATTTCGATTATGGGTCCTACGGAGGCTCACCACCTGTGACTGGCATCGTTACTTTCTGGACCGCTTTGATCCTGTTTCAGAACTTGGTTCCTATTTCGCTTTACATTTCTCTTGAAATTGTTCGGACGATCCAAGCAGTTTTCATCCACAGCGATCTCTACATGTACTACGAGAGACTGGGGATCTATTGTGTGCCTAAGTCTTGGAACATTTCAGACGACGTCGGTCAAGTCGAGTACATCTTCTCTGACAAAACTGGCACCTTGACTCAAAATGTGATGGAGTTCAAGAAATGCACGGTTAACGGCCTGGCATATGGAGAGGCTTACACGGAGGCTCAGATCGGCATGCGGCGTCGCGAGGGAGCTGATGCCGATGCAGAGGCCGCAGAGGCTCGGCAACAAATTGCTGCCGACGCGATACGAATGCTGGGCCTGTTGCGTGGAATCCATGACAACCCTTATTTGCATGACGACCAGCTGACATTCATTGCGCCGAAATTTGTGGCTGACTTGGCAGGACATTCCGGTGAACGGCAGAAGCACTGCACAGAGGACTTCATGCTGGCTCTTGCCTTGTGTCATACCGTTATTACCGAGCATACTCCCGGGGATCCCCCTCAAATTGAGTTCAAGGCCCAGTCCCCCGACGAGGCAGCGTTGGTCAGCACTGCTCGAGACTGTGGATTTACTGTTCTGGGCCGAGCCGGTGATGACCTTCTCCTCAATGTTATGGGCGAGGAACGCACATACACGGTTTTGAACACCCTTGAATTCAATTCAACCAGAAAACGAATGAGTGCAATCATCCGAATGCCCGATGGTACCATTCGCCTGTTCTGCAAGGGTGCGGACAGTATAATTTACTCCCGTCTAGCCCGTGGCAAACAACAGGAGCTTCGTCGACAAACCGCAGAGCACCTGGAGGAGTTTGCCAGGGAAGGGCTTCGGACCTTATGTATTGCCGACCGCCTGCTTAGTGAAGATGAATACTATACATGGGCTAGAAAACATGACGTTGCTGCCGCAGCGATCACAGACCGCGAGGAGAAACTAGAGAAGGTTTCTAGTGAGATTGAACAGGAACTCATGCTTATTGGCGGAACTGCCATTGAAGACAGACTTCAGGATGGCGTGCCTGACACAATCCAGCTTCTTGCAGACGCTGGTATCAAACTTTGGGTCCTTACCGGTGACAAGGTCGAGACCGCCATCAACATTGGCTTTTCTTGCAACCTCCTCAACAATAACATGGAGCTGATTGTGTTGAACATTGCCGAGACTGAATTCCAGCAGGCCTCTGACGAACTCGACAAGCATTTGCAAACTTTCGGGTTGACGGGGTCTGACGAGGAACTTCTTGCTGCCCGTGCTGACCATACACCTCCTGAGGCAACGCATGCCGTGGTCGTCGATGGTGAAACCCTCAAGCTAATGCTGTCCGACGACTTGAAGCAAAAATTCCTTCTGCTGTGCAAGCAGTGCAAGGCCGTCCTTTGCTGCCGTGTCAGTCCCGCACAGAAAGCCGCTGTCGTTAACATGGTCAAAAACGGACTGAACATCATGGCTCTTTCTATTGGTGATGGTGCTAACGATGTGGCTATGATCCAAGAGGCCGACGTCGGTGTCGGTATCGCCGGTGAAGAAGGTAGACAAGCCGTCATGTCGTCTGATTATGCTATTGGCCAGTTCCGGTACCTCCAGCGCCTGCTTTTGGTGCATGGGAGATGGTCTTACCGTCGCCTCGGAGAATGTACGGCCAATTTCTTTTACAAG AATCTTGTGTGGACATTCGCTCTGTTCTGGTACTGTATCTACAACGACTTTGATTGCTCCTATCTCTTCGACTATACCTACATCGTGTTGGTCAATCTCGCCTTCACTTCACTGCCCGTGATCTTCATGGGCATCTTCGATCAGGACGTGGACGACAAGGTCTCTCTTGCTGTGCCTCAGTTGTATATGAGAGGTATTGAGCGTAAGGAATGGTCGCAACTTAAGTTCTG GTTATACATGGCCGATGGGATGTACCAGTCAATCATCTGTTTTTTCATGCCTTACCTTCTATTCGCGCCGGCAAATTTTGTCAACGAAAGTGGACGGAACATCAACGACCGAGCTCGTATCGGAATTCTTGTCGCATCCTGTGCAGTGATTTCTAGCAATCTCTACATTATGATGAATACTTACCGGTGGGATTGGTTCACTTCTCTGATCAATGCCATCAGTAGTATTCTCATCTTCCTGTGGACTGGCATCTACACCTCATTCACTTCATCTGGTCAATTCTACCATTCCGCCTCGGAAGTTTATGGATCATTGAGTTACTGGGTCGTCCTCTTGATGACTGTCGTGATTTGCTTGCTTCCGCGTTTCACGTACAACTCCATTCAGAAGGTGTTTTTCCCGCTTGATGTCGATATTATCCGCGAGCAAGTGACTCTGGGCAAATTCAAGCATCTGGATGCCATAGAAGATCCCCCGATGCCTCCCAAAGAGGCCGTCTTGAAGTCGGCAGCTCCCAGCGATGCATCGGCTACCTCCTCGGAAATAGTGAAGCCAGTACAGCCCGTCATCAAGCAGGACACTGCCGTTCTTGATGAGGAGCGGCCCTTCTACGCTGTATCTGTGGCCCCAACTGCAAACACCCACAACCCCCGCAGTCAAAATGGCAGTAACGGCACCAACTACACCGCCAGCCTGGACCAGAATCCACGACCACAGTCCGTGGACTATGTCCGCCGGTCTCCCGACCGGACACGGCATTCGTTTGACCGGAGTCGACCGAGCTTCGAGCAAAGCAACGACTTCACCTCCGCTGCCATGCTCTCCCGGATGGAATCGTCGCAAACACCACGCCAGAAACATGAAGACCCGTTCCGGACTCCTGACGATCCTCCTGTACATAATGTGATATAG
- a CDS encoding Magnesium transporter NIPA, whose product MSNLGDLSPEGSVAVGVIVGVISTSLQAIGLTLQRKSHLLEDEKHPYDVRRPPYKRRRWQLGMGMFVVSNIVGSTIQITTLPLPVLSALQASGLVFNTVFATLILGEPFTRYSLAGTILVCIGALLIATFGAIGEPAHTLDQLLDLLQRRPFLLWMGATNFLVVVVLLGTKMLERFVPSSRAKPSASGHFSPHLLRLQSRMRLIRGMSYGFISGILSAHSLLLAKSAVELLVRTVVDRVNQFNRWQSWAILLGMISLALTQLFYLHRGLKLCSTSVLYPFVFCIYNIIAIMDGLIYFRQVSQLAGIHAGLIALGTMVLLGGVLCLSWRLEDIDAHAAVTTVGSTQTGLGPGMAIVEEHSATSPGLLDGQDEESQIGESEPLLNSKAHTRHLSFQRGRTPSLPLDLHFDRGSVDLNPASIWAELDDSEYESTDCHGRPSTDGLRSVRGNATLNGSLRGLTRHSTIGATTHGREWGSRRTQGSLRRNSWRCTSAPHSGLSAAHRKRRGTGSLLTTSNQEVGGYGTIQEDGDDTHWHDNVPNRRSSGARSGLLFGSRKALAGAWRFGRKLLFRWSNPQAGSQAEIDPEDGSSSSLLPHSVVPLPRTRHTQGIPVTEYDPLKPSSSP is encoded by the exons ATGAGCAATCTAGGTGACTTGTCGCCGGAGGGAAGTGTTGCG GTTGGTGTAATCGTTGGTGTCATCTCAACTAGCCTCCAGGCTATCGGACTTACGCTCCAGCGCAAATCGCATCTGCTCGAGGACGAGAAACACCCCTACGATGTGCGCAGACCCCCCTACAAGCGCCGACGATGGCAGTTAGGGATGGGAATGTTTGTGGTTTCCAATATTGTTGGAAGTACCATCCAAATCACCACCCTTCCGCTACCAGTTCTCTCGGCCCTCCAAGCG TCTGGACTAGTGTTCAATACTGTATTCGCGACACTCATACTCGGTGAACCCTTTACCCGATATTCTCTCGCAGGCACCATTCTCGTCTGCATCGGCGCGTTGTTGATTGCGACCTTCGGCGCCATCGGGGAACCCGCGCATACCTTGGATCAGCTCCTTGATCTCCTCCAGCGACGGCCATTCCTTCTGTGGATGGGCGCCACTAACTTTCTGGTTGTTGTGGTACTTCTAGGTACCAAGATGCTGGAACGCTTCGTGCCGTCATCACGCGCGAAACCCTCGGCCTCAGGTCATTTTTCACCACATCTGCTGCGACTGCAAAGTCGCATGAGGTTGATCCGCGGCATGAGTTATGGATTTATAAGTGGTATACTGTCAGCTCACTCCCTTTTGCTGGCAAAATCGGCAGTGGAGCTTCTCGTGCGCACAGTAGTGGACCGCGTGAATCAGTTCAATCGTTGGCAATCATGGGCTATCCTACTAGGGATGATCTCCCTGGCGCTCACACAGCTGTTCTATCTCCATCGTGGGCTGAAGCTGTGCAGTACTAGTGTACTATATCCTTTTGTGTTTTGCATCTACAACATCATTGCCATCATGGATGGCCTGATCTACTTCCGGCAAGTGTCTCAACTAGCGGGCATCCACGCCGGTCTCATCGCTCTAGGTACGATGGTCCTTCTGGGTGGTGTGTTGTGCCTATCGTGGCGTCTTGAGGATATCGATGCTCATGCCGCTGTCACCACTGTGGGTTCCACGCAGACCGGACTTGGGCCGGGCATGGCAATCGTGGAAGAGCACTCTGCGACATCACCTGGGTTGCTGGATGGCCAAGATGAGGAATCACAGATCGGAGAAAGCGAGCCACTTCTCAACTCAAAGGCCCACACTCGACATCTTTCATTTCAGCGAGGAAGAACTCCGAGCTTACCACTTGATCTACATTTTGATCGTGGCTCTGTCGATCTTAATCCCGCGTCTATTTGGGCTGAACTAGATGATTCGGAGTATGAATCCACTGATTGCCACGGACGACCGTCGACAGACGGCCTACGCAGCGTCAGAGGCAACGCAACTCTAAATGGCTCATTGCGGGGTCTAACGCGACACTCGACGATCGGCGCTACCACGCACGGTCGTGAATGGGGATCTCGCCGAACCCAGGGATCGCTGCGTAGGAACTCATGGCGTTGCACCTCAGCACCTCACAGTGGGTTATCGGCCGCGCATCGCAAACGTCGGGGGACCGGGAGTCTGTTAACAACGTCCAATCAAGAGGTCGGTGGGTACGGAACCATTCAAGAGGATGGCGACGATACCCACTGGCATGATAACGTCCCTAACCGTCGTTCGTCCGGAGCCAGGTCTGGTCTTCTTTTTGGCTCAAGGAAGGCTCTGGCAGGTGCCTGGAGGTTTGGCAGAAAACTTCTGTTTCGATGGAGCAACCCGCAGGCAGGCAGTCAGGCTGAGATTGACCCAGAAGATGGCTCTTCCTCGTCCCTACTGCCGCACTCAGTCGTTCCTCTTCCCCGAACACGTCATACACAGGGAATCCCAGTCACTGAATATGACCCCCTGAAGCCATCGTCATCCCCCTGA
- a CDS encoding MADS box transcription factor Mcm1 — translation MSAVLDEKLSPGHDDLPGNGADARGTKRNRMSADDEDDDDDKPGRERRKIEIKFIQDKSRRHITFSKRKAGIMKKAYELSVLTGTQVLLLVVSETGLVYTFTTPKLQPLVTKAEGKNLIQACLNAPDPAASENGVDAPDVAPEAPEDGAHNNVNAPQGNMRPGIHPGYMTNEQQQQMAYYQNLQQQQQQAGGQYPMPVGGRMPPQHQPTA, via the exons ATGTCTGCTGTTCTTGACGAAAAGCTTTCCCCTGGTCACGATGATCTTCCCGGCAACGGCGCCGATGCCCGTGGTACCAAGCGCAACCGGATGAGCgccgacgatgaagatgatgatgatgacaaGCCCGGCCGTGAACGTCGCAAGATCGAGATCAAGTTTATTCAGGATAAGTCGCGTCGGCACATTACTTTTTCCAAGCGGAAGGCCGGTATTATGAAGAAG GCTTATGAACTCTCGGTCTTGACTGGCACTCAAGTTCTCCTGCTGGTCGTCTCCGAGACCGGCCTTGTCTACACTTTCACGACTCCCAAACTTCAGCCGCTGGTCACCAAAGCCGAGGGCAAGAACCTTATTCAG GCATGCCTCAACGCTCCCGACCCAGCCGCCAGTGAGAACGGCGTTGACGCCCCCGATGTCGCCCCCGAGGCCCCCGAAGATGGGGCTCACAACAACGTCAACGCGCCCCAGGGGAATATGCGCCCTGGTATTCACCCTGGGTACATGACTAacgagcagcagcagcagatgGCGTACTACCAGAACctccagcagcagcaacagcaggcTGGTGGTCAGTACCCCATGCCGGTCGGCGGTCGCATGCCACCCCAGCACCAACCCACTGCTTAA
- a CDS encoding 2-isopropylmalate synthase, with protein MRTIKDLWFNRPAFTSVNSNSTPEKNESAELAIESSPLTEPPSSSVFDQILPESEQDAEAHLKMALYLTTQDSVLQVPTLHQSFQSIDSATGASYLNESLNGSQRIIKDGREVVISSDGEDTDSICSLEDPKNLFAPKSMKNDFTPAKFTMKKISSPKKYRHNIDSLVHDAVDDNKVEASVARAKANFVQKQPNGNEPGNDPPGTVLNESMLISALGQNEDGVGGQRLIGAIRRTDALDLGRAWPFFDCTQTLAPAPKFPQDMFAPGTSMEILRESDTRERQFMSGEFIQIALSKGLLPDKFVLWLFHSIPHERREELSNAYYRIIKNMDVQRLKLLIRPVDINELFTRLGARSQALDPSKEIIPVLSQYITPASTLKDHVSFVSVLRLLRETAGLLAEDTQEQVVLLLLRLTLDASLTTDAMVSSELQWTINAVLDPENFHEPSAKDSLQRVCATLYATTCDVCIQSQIVHHILPTSPWFALIRCRLAVAFLLRSASPLAEPPEKLLDIKRITLLLLRDERFQVKRFKNIADYDWRELISLTALLNVAIDSSALDINFRRSQTEKDYDAAIDRLAAQIKLIFCSIQDSGASHVTRTVAKSELEALHYRIVYSVRSKPPPKTTIFESHVKERDGNIRSHFGNFAAIAARKQNQETGQETIPSAAPGDADYGDAEIPIRTHDQVS; from the exons ATGCGGACGATAAAGGATTTATGGTTTAACAGGCCTGCATTCACTAGTGTCAACTCGAACAGCACACCTGAGAAGAATGAAAGCGCAGAACTCGCAATCGAATCCTCACCCCTCACCGAAcccccctcttcctcggtATTCGATCAGATATTACCAGAATCCGAACAAGACGCTGAAGCACACTTAAAAATGGCGCTGTATCTGACAACCCAGGATAGCGTCCTTCAAGTCCCTACATTGCATCAAAGTTTCCAAAGCATCGATTCAGCCACCGGGGCCTCATATCTGAACGAGAGCCTCAACGGATCTCAGCGCATCATAAAGGATGGCAGAGAGGTAGTCATCAGCTCTGATGGAGAAGATACTGACTCGATTTGTTCGTTGGAGGACCCAAAGAATCTTTTCGCTCCGAAGTCCATGAAAAACGACTTTACACCGGCCAAATTCACCATGAAGAAGATATCATCGCCAAAGAAATACAGACACAACATTGACTCTCTCGTTCACGATGCAGTGGATGATAATAAGGTCGAGGCCAGTGTAGCTCGGGCAAAAGCAAATTTTGTACAGAAGCAACCGAACGGCAACGAGCCAGGAAACGACCCGCCCGGCACTGTTCTGAATGAATCCATGTTAATCTCAGCACTCGGTCAGAATGAAGACGGTGTTGGAGGCCAACGTCTGATAGGTGCTATTAGACGAACTGATGCTCTTGACCTCGGCCGCGCGTGGCCATTTTTTGATTGCACACAAACACTGGCACCGGCCCCCAAATTCCCACAGGATATGTTCGCACCTGGGACGAGCATGGAAATTTTAAGGG AGTCCGACACTCGCGAGCGCCAGTTCATGTCAGGCGAATTCATTCAGATTGCTTTGTCCAAAGGACTTTTACCAGACAAATTCGTTTTGTGGCTATTTCACTCTA TACCCCATGAACGTCGAGAGGAATTGAGTAATGCTTATTACCGGATTATTAAG AACATGGATGTGCAGCGCCTAAAGTTGCTCATTCGTCCAGTCGATATTAATGAGCTTTTCACACGATTAGGTGCTCGGAGCCAGGCTTTGGATCCTTCCAAGGAAATCATCCCAGTCCTTTCCCAAT ATATCACTCCAGCTTCCACGTTAAAAGATCATGTTTCGTTTGTTTCAGTCCTCAGATTACTAAGAGAAACTGCTGGCTT ATTAGCAGAAGATACTCAAGAGCAGGTGGTGCTCCTGCTCCTACGTCTTACTCTTGATGCCTCATTGACAACGGATGCTATGGTATCATCGGAGCTCCAGTGGACCATCAATGCTGTATTAGATCCTGAAAATTTCCATGAACCCAGTGCTAAAGATTCG CTGCAACGTGTCTGCGCTACTCTCTACGCTACAACATGTGATGTTTGCATTCAGAGTCAAATTGTGCATCACATATTGCCCACATCTCCATGGTTTGCACTGATACGATGTCGCCTGGCCGTTGCGTTTCTGTTACGGAGTGCTAGCCCTCTTGCTGAACCCCCTGAAAAGTTGCTTGATATCAAGCGTATCACACTGTTACTGCTCCGCGATGAGCGTTTCCAGGTGAAGCGTTTCAAGAATATAGCCGACTACGACTGGAGGGAATTAATTTCACTCACAGCTCTTCTTAACGTCGCGATTGATTCGTCTGCGTTGGATATAAATTTCAGACGTAGTCAAACTGAGAAAGACTATGATGCTGCCATCGACAGGCTGGCAGCTCAGATCAAGTTGATCTTCTGCTCTATTCAGGATTCCGGGGCCTCACATGTGACACGAACGGTGGCAAAAAGTGAACTCGAGGCCTTGCACTACCGAATTGTCTACTCAGTTCGGTCCAAGCCACCGCCGAAAACCACCATTTTCGAGTCGCATGTAAAGGAGAGGGATGGCAACATTCGGAGCCATTTCGGCAACTTTGCTGCGATTGCTGCTAGAAAGCAAAATCAAGAGACCGGGCAAGAAACGATTCCGTCTGCAGCGCCAGGCGACGCGGATTATGGTGATGCAGAGATTCCCATCCGCACGCATGATCAGGTATCCTGA